The following is a genomic window from Sphingorhabdus sp. Alg231-15.
TTACCGGAAACAGGAAATGCCCAGTCGTAGCGGCAATCGAGAGGAATATGGCGGCCCAGAAAGCGATATAGAACTGCGCCGCAAAGATCGATCGCTGGCTGGATACCATGCGATTCAGGATCAACATTGCTGCCATCGCAACAGCAGAGATTAGTGGCAAAACGGCAACCAGACCAAAAGCCGCAACATTGGGCTGTAACATGATCAACACGCCACCAAATGCAACAATCGTTGCTATCCATGTCACCGGGCGCATTTTCTCTTTCAGGAACCAGCCTGAGAATAAAGCCGTCAGGATTGGATTGATAAAGGATATCGCAACAGCATCCGCCAGCGGCATTATGTAAATGGCAGAAAAGAACGTAATAGTGCCAACCGACAAGGCAAAGCCACGCGCAGCATGCAACCAAGGCCTGCTGATCTGGAAGCCTGCCCTGCCCTCGCGCCAGAAAAGAATGGCAGCAAGAGCGATTGCTCCAATGGTGAATCGCAGGGCCGCAACCGCGGGTGCAGGCCAGTCGCCAGCCATAGATTTAATGAACGCATCACCGATCGGAAAGCCCGAAAAAGCAATTAGGGCCAGCAAGATACCGCTGCCTGCAACTGTTTTTCCGATATTTTTATCTGCCTGCAAAACCCGTCCGATCACAATGAGCGCTTAACCACCGATTGCAGGCTATTCAGCAACACACAACCATCATTTTTCGTCGAAACAGGTGATAGAAAACCAAAACTGTCCCACCACCATTATCCAAACATTAACCATTTTCCTTGAAAGAGATGTCTGATGATTTGGGAACAAACTATTTCCGGCGGAGAGACATGAGCGCATTTGGTAAGAAAAACGGATTAGGCGGTGGCAGACCGTCATTTGGCGTTGCGAAGCCTATGTCTGGCGGCGGAGGATCGAAACCCGCTGATCAGGATAATGCAGATAAGTCAGAGGGTGGCGACCAATTTCCTCCCATCGACGCTGTTCCCCTTCCCGGCGAACAGCAGGCCGCTGCACCGGATAAAGACGATGCAATGTCGCGTCTGGCCGAACGTTCTCAACCAATGGCCGAACAAGGCGACAAGGATGAAGGCTTTGGCGCATCCGTCCATAAAATTAAAGAACAGGTGCTTCCGCGCCTGTTAGAACGGGTTGATCCCGAAGCGGCGGCGACACTCAATAAAGAGGAGCTGACCGAAGAATTCCGCCCGATTATCATGGAAGTGCTGACCGAGCTGAAACTGACGCTGAACCGGCGCGAGCAATTTGCGCTTGAAAAAGTGCTGGTTGATGAACTGCTCGGTTTTGGACCACTCGAGGAGCTACTCCAGAACCCAGATATTTCCGATATCATGGTCAACGGTCCTGAACAGACCTATATTGAGATTAAGGGTAAACTGGAAATCGCGCCGATTAAGTTCCGCGACGAAGAACATCTCTTTCAGATCGCCCAGCGGATCGTGAACCAAGTTGGCCGCCGCGTTGACCAAACCACCCCGCTTGCCGATGCGCGCTTGGCCGATGGTTCTCGTGTGAACGTGATTGTGCCGCCGCTGAGCCTTAAAGGCACAGCCATCTCCATCCGTAAATTCTCTGACACACCGATTACGCTCGACATGATGCAGGGCTTTGGCTCGATGTCGACGGCCATGTGTACGGCGCTGAAAATTGCCGGTGCCTGCCGTTTTAATGTTGTTATCTCTGGCGGTACGGGTTCTGGTAAAACGACTATGCTCAACGCCATGTCGAAAATGATCGACCCGGGTGAGCGCGTGCTGACTATCGAGGATGCTGCCGAGCTTCGTTTGCAGCAACCGCACTGGCTGCCACTCGAAACCCGTCCGCCTAACCTCGAAGGCGAAGGCGCCATTACCATTGGTGACCTCGTGAAAAACGCCTTGCGTATGCGTCCTGACCGGATCATTCTGGGTGAGATTCGTGGCGCTGAATGTTTTGACCTTCTCGCTGCCATGAACACCGGCCATGATGGCTCGATGTGTACGCTTCACGCCAATAGTCCGCGCGAGTGTCTTGGCCGTATGGAAAACATGATTTTGATGGGTGACATTAAAATCCCGAAAGAAGCCATTTCACGCCAGATTGCAGAATCTGTTGATCTGATTGTTCAGGTGAAGCGCCTCCGCGATGGTTCACGCCGGACGACCAACATTACCGAAGTGATCGGGATGGAGGGCGACGTGATCGTGACGCAGGAATTGTTCAAATATCAATATCTGGACGAGGATGCCGACGGCAAGATCATCGGTGAATATCAATCCTCCGGCCTCCGCCCTTATACGCTTGAAAAAGCGCGGCAATATGGTTTTGAGCAACCGTTACTTGAGGCCTGCCTCTAAGCAACTTCCAAAGCTTCGGCGAAATATTTGCCGTTTTTTGCGAGAAGATATTCTGTTGTCGGGGGAAACCCGTCGAGCACTTTTCTTTGCACAAGCCGCTGCGCTGTTGTGGCCTTTAAGCTGAGCGAAACAGCGCGCGGCGATGCCTCTGGCAAAGCCCGCTCTATGCCACTGAAACGAGTCTGACCGGCCGCGAGAACGTGAACCAGCGGCAGGGTCCAGCGGGTCATGTCTTTTACAGGAATTTCAAGACGGTTCTGCGTCCTAATGATCGAGCTTGCCACTTGCGCCAGCGCCTCGCCGCTTTCCGTCAACAAATATTCGGGGCGCAGCGGATGACCATGGCCCGGATTGCGGATCACCCAACCCGCATCGATAAGTTGTTCCAGCGCCCGAGACAGGCTGTCCCGCGACAGACCAACGTGATTCAATATCTCCACAAAGCGCGCACCTCTGCCAGAAAGCGCTGCCAGTATCGCAATGGTCCAACGATAGCGACTGAGCGCGAGAACCGTCGATAGAGATAAAATTGACATAATATTTTATCTACTATACTTTTCTGACCATAAATCAACCGCGACTCGAAAAGCAGGAGTGTTCAACATGACTATTAGCTATGACGGCGACCTTACCGTTTCCATGGGCGTCAGCGATATCGATGCATCCATCGAATGGTATGCGAATATCTTGAATTTTGAGCTTCTTTACAAGAATGAGGAAATTGCCTGGGGCGAGATGTCCACCGGACTGGCCAACGTCAATCTGGGTCTTAGCCAGCTTGAGAAGGTGGAAAAAGGCGGCGGAGCCACTCCTGTCTGGGGCGTGAAGGACATAGTTGAGGCCAAGGCTAGTCTGGACGCGGCAAAGGTGAAGCAGGACGGGGAAATCCAGCATATTCCTGGTTTGGTAAAACTGCTGACCTTCTATGATCCTGACGACAACGCGATGATGTTGTTCGAGAATGACAGTCAATGATCTCTTCTTTGTTATGGCTGCCTTTGATGCTGGCAGTCGAAGCGCCAACCCCTGTTGATAACAGAGCTACTCCTGATTGGCTGCTTGGCGACTGGTCTGGCAAAGGATCGTTGTTCGGGCAGCCCGCCAGAATGTCTCTTTCTGTTTGCCCATTGGCCGGAAACCGGGGATTGACACTAGATTATCAGGTCAGCGGTGAAGGCAGTTCGACAATGCGATTTGCCGGTCACGCGGACTACGTCCCGGACGGAGAGAACCATTGGCGTGGTCGCTGGAAAGGCAGCAATGGTGTCGATCATGATCTGACCGCCCTCACCTCTAATGACTCATTCGTCGCCACTTGGCATAATGCAGCGGTCGAGACTGGCCGAACCCGCTATCAACGCATCGCCCCAGATCAGCTGAAGGTGACGGATTATGTACTTCGAGATGGAGGACGCTTCGAAGAGTTTGCCAGCGCTGATTATGATCGCAAGGCCGCCTGTCAGGGTTCACCCGACAACGATCAGTGACCTTTAAACGCCAGACCGATGCTGATCGCCGCAAAGAGCAGGGACATCAGCATGACAAAAGGCCAAGGCATGAAGCCGACTTTTTCGATATTCTTGCGATTATTGCGACGACGTTCCGCGATCGCAGCAATGGCTGCGATTACAACAGCGACGCCGCCAGCAATCGCCCATCCACTTAAGTCCGGTAGAGAGTCCAATGTTGGTCAATCGTCCAGCATGTTGATGATGCCGGAAAAATCCATACCGCCTTGCCCGTTTGCTTCGGCATATTGCTCGTAAAGCGCTCGTGCTTTCTCGCCCATCGGAACCTGTGCACCAGCACTTTCCGCCGCCTCCATAGCAAGACGCAGGTCTTTCAGCATCAAAGCTGCAGCAAAACCGCCTTCATAGCCATTATCCGCCGGACTCTGCGGCCCGATGCCTGGTACAGGGCAATAGCTTGTCATCGACCAGTTCTGACCCGATGCCTTCGAGGAAATATCGTAGAAATTCTGAAGGTCCAGCCCCAGTTTTTCCGCCATTTTGAAGGTCTCGCAAGTCGCAATCATGGAAGCACCGAGCAACATATTATTGCAGATCTTCGCTGCCTGTCCGGCGCCATTGTCACCGGCATGGATGACGGCCTTGCCCATATCCGACAAAATCGGCTCGGCCCGTTTAAATGCTTCTTCGCTGCCGCCGACCATGAAGGTCAGCGTACCGCCATTGGCCGCGGCAATACCGCCGGATACCGGGGCATCGACCGGTAAGATATTCTTTGCCTTGGCCATATCAGCAACGTCGCGCGCGCTGTCGACATCGATAGTCGAGCAATCCAGCACCAATGTGCCAGGCCCGGCATTGATGATCACATCATTGGCATAGACAGAGCGGACATGTTTCCCGGCCGGCAGCATAGTGACCACAGCTTCCATATGACGGATGGCATCGGCGGCATCACTAACAGGATGGCACCCGGCCTCTCCTGCCTTGGCCAGCGCTTCGCCAGACAAATCAAAGGCATGTACCTCATGACCCGCTTTCGCGAGATTGGCGGCCATTCCCCCGCCCATATTGCCGAGACCGATAAATCCGATTTTCATTTTTAACGCCCCTTCCAATTGCCTTCGCGCTTTTCAATAAACGCCGCCATGCCTTCAGCCTTGTCTTCGGTCGCCGTCAAAATTTGGAACAGGCGGCGTTCATGCAACAAGCCTTGATCCAGCATTGTTTCAAACGCCGCGTTGACCATTTCTTTGTTCACCTGAATGGCCATGGGCGGCATCGAAGCGATTGTGCCAGCGGCTTTGATAGCTTCGTCGACGAGTTGGTCATGCGGCACAACCCGCGCAACCAGTCCTGATCGCTCCGCTTCCTCCGCATCCATCATCCGGCCGGTCAAACACATATCCATCGATTTGGACTTGCCCACCGCCCGGGTCAGGCGCTGTGATCCACCCATGCCCGGAGCAACGCCGAGCTTGATTTCGGGCTGGCCGAATTTGGCGTTTTCGCTCGCAATGATGAAATCCGCCATCATCGCAAGCTCGCAACCACCGCCCAGTGCAAAGCCATTCACAGCCGCAATCCATGGCTTGCGCGTTGTCTTGACAATCTGACTGGTCCATTTGGAGAAAAAATCTTCCAGATAGAAATCCGCCGCAGATTTTTCGAACATTTCCTTGATATCTGCACCAGCCGCAAAAGCCTTGTCACCGGAGCCGGTGAGAACGGCACAAAGTTGAGTTTCGTCCGCCTCAAAGGCCGCAAAGGCACTGATTAATTCGTCCAGAACTTCACTGTTCAGCGCGTTGAGCGACTTGGGCCGGTTCAGCGTAATCAGCGTCACCTGACCCTTGTGTTCGGTCAGAATTGTTTCATAGGTCATAGCGGTTTCCATTCCTCATCTGCCGGTAACGGCGCAAAAATGCTGTCGATCAGTTCGTCAGTTGTTTCTTCCGGTGTCGCGGGATCCCATTTGGGATTATTGTCCTTGTCGACAATCAGGGCCCGAACGCCCTCGATAAAATCATGCCGGACCAGCACACGCGACGCGATACGATATTCATTGCGCATCTCATCAGCAAAGCTTTCCATCGCCGCGCCTTCCTTCAGCTGGCGTAGCGCCACCTTACAGGTTTGCGGGCTCTTTGTACCGAGCGTATCGCGCTCTTTTGCGGCCCAATCGCTATCATCAGCGTCAAGTGCTTCAAGAATTTCTTCATACATATCCGAGGCAAAAAACTTGTCGATCTTGTCCAAATTGTCGGTGATCCGCGCAGTTGGAACAATATCAGAAAGCTGCCCCAATATCCCGTCGATACGGTTGGGATCTTCGCTAATCCGCTGCTTGGCTTCTTCAAGATTCTCGGAGGGCACATAATGGGTTGCCAAACCTACTTCTTTGCATTCTGCCCCATCTAACCGCGCGCCAGTGAGCGCAAGAAACTGGCCCAGACGCCCTTCCAGCCGCGATAAGAACCAGCCACCGCCAACATCGGGAAAGAGCCCAATACCTGTTTCCGGCATGGCAAAGCGCGTATTCTCGGTCGCAACGCGATATTGGGCTGGCTGGGAAATACCAACGCCGCCGCCCATGGTTATGCCATCCATGAAGGCGACCACAGGTTTCGGATATTCGAACAGCAGGTGGTTGAGCTGATATTCCTTGTAGAAAAACGCCCGTCCTTCTTTGCCGTCCTTTTTGCCTGAGGCCTGCAACATGGCGATGTCACCACCGGCGCAGAAACCCCGGCCCTCGCTATGATCAATAATTACAGCTTCAACACTGTCATCGTCCCGCCATGCAATCAGCGTATCGCGCATCGCTTCGCACATCGCAAGATTGAGCGAGTGGATGACTTTGGGGCGGTTGAGGCTGATATGCCCGACCCGGCCCGTCTTCTTGATGATTAGGTCTTCGGTCATTTTGTCTTTCTATTTTTGGGAGAACGCAATGGTCATTGCCGTA
Proteins encoded in this region:
- a CDS encoding DMT family transporter; protein product: MIGRVLQADKNIGKTVAGSGILLALIAFSGFPIGDAFIKSMAGDWPAPAVAALRFTIGAIALAAILFWREGRAGFQISRPWLHAARGFALSVGTITFFSAIYIMPLADAVAISFINPILTALFSGWFLKEKMRPVTWIATIVAFGGVLIMLQPNVAAFGLVAVLPLISAVAMAAMLILNRMVSSQRSIFAAQFYIAFWAAIFLSIAATTGHFLFPVMHVPGAPDWDVILRCAVVAITATSCHFLLYMATMRTTAAAIAPIVYIQLIIASLISVFIFGDAIEPLALVGGSLILLSGLFLWRSERRAATVVEA
- a CDS encoding ATPase, T2SS/T4P/T4SS family, which encodes MSAFGKKNGLGGGRPSFGVAKPMSGGGGSKPADQDNADKSEGGDQFPPIDAVPLPGEQQAAAPDKDDAMSRLAERSQPMAEQGDKDEGFGASVHKIKEQVLPRLLERVDPEAAATLNKEELTEEFRPIIMEVLTELKLTLNRREQFALEKVLVDELLGFGPLEELLQNPDISDIMVNGPEQTYIEIKGKLEIAPIKFRDEEHLFQIAQRIVNQVGRRVDQTTPLADARLADGSRVNVIVPPLSLKGTAISIRKFSDTPITLDMMQGFGSMSTAMCTALKIAGACRFNVVISGGTGSGKTTMLNAMSKMIDPGERVLTIEDAAELRLQQPHWLPLETRPPNLEGEGAITIGDLVKNALRMRPDRIILGEIRGAECFDLLAAMNTGHDGSMCTLHANSPRECLGRMENMILMGDIKIPKEAISRQIAESVDLIVQVKRLRDGSRRTTNITEVIGMEGDVIVTQELFKYQYLDEDADGKIIGEYQSSGLRPYTLEKARQYGFEQPLLEACL
- a CDS encoding winged helix-turn-helix transcriptional regulator, producing MSILSLSTVLALSRYRWTIAILAALSGRGARFVEILNHVGLSRDSLSRALEQLIDAGWVIRNPGHGHPLRPEYLLTESGEALAQVASSIIRTQNRLEIPVKDMTRWTLPLVHVLAAGQTRFSGIERALPEASPRAVSLSLKATTAQRLVQRKVLDGFPPTTEYLLAKNGKYFAEALEVA
- a CDS encoding VOC family protein, with product MTISYDGDLTVSMGVSDIDASIEWYANILNFELLYKNEEIAWGEMSTGLANVNLGLSQLEKVEKGGGATPVWGVKDIVEAKASLDAAKVKQDGEIQHIPGLVKLLTFYDPDDNAMMLFENDSQ
- the mmsB gene encoding 3-hydroxyisobutyrate dehydrogenase, giving the protein MKIGFIGLGNMGGGMAANLAKAGHEVHAFDLSGEALAKAGEAGCHPVSDAADAIRHMEAVVTMLPAGKHVRSVYANDVIINAGPGTLVLDCSTIDVDSARDVADMAKAKNILPVDAPVSGGIAAANGGTLTFMVGGSEEAFKRAEPILSDMGKAVIHAGDNGAGQAAKICNNMLLGASMIATCETFKMAEKLGLDLQNFYDISSKASGQNWSMTSYCPVPGIGPQSPADNGYEGGFAAALMLKDLRLAMEAAESAGAQVPMGEKARALYEQYAEANGQGGMDFSGIINMLDD
- a CDS encoding enoyl-CoA hydratase-related protein; amino-acid sequence: MTYETILTEHKGQVTLITLNRPKSLNALNSEVLDELISAFAAFEADETQLCAVLTGSGDKAFAAGADIKEMFEKSAADFYLEDFFSKWTSQIVKTTRKPWIAAVNGFALGGGCELAMMADFIIASENAKFGQPEIKLGVAPGMGGSQRLTRAVGKSKSMDMCLTGRMMDAEEAERSGLVARVVPHDQLVDEAIKAAGTIASMPPMAIQVNKEMVNAAFETMLDQGLLHERRLFQILTATEDKAEGMAAFIEKREGNWKGR
- a CDS encoding 3-hydroxyisobutyryl-CoA hydrolase, with protein sequence MTEDLIIKKTGRVGHISLNRPKVIHSLNLAMCEAMRDTLIAWRDDDSVEAVIIDHSEGRGFCAGGDIAMLQASGKKDGKEGRAFFYKEYQLNHLLFEYPKPVVAFMDGITMGGGVGISQPAQYRVATENTRFAMPETGIGLFPDVGGGWFLSRLEGRLGQFLALTGARLDGAECKEVGLATHYVPSENLEEAKQRISEDPNRIDGILGQLSDIVPTARITDNLDKIDKFFASDMYEEILEALDADDSDWAAKERDTLGTKSPQTCKVALRQLKEGAAMESFADEMRNEYRIASRVLVRHDFIEGVRALIVDKDNNPKWDPATPEETTDELIDSIFAPLPADEEWKPL